One part of the Quercus lobata isolate SW786 chromosome 7, ValleyOak3.0 Primary Assembly, whole genome shotgun sequence genome encodes these proteins:
- the LOC115951779 gene encoding uncharacterized protein LOC115951779 — protein MDEITSTETSPSSNEEVPNDEAPLRQYVTKVEKPPSSTVKSDYVPPGYNALRTTLLQRKRTHVERFLKPIKDFWLETGVTIVSDGWSDLQRRPLINIMAISDGGPVFIKAIDESGEFKDKHYITGVLKDAIKDIGHEKVVQVIIDNVSVMKFVGALIEGEYPKIFWTPCVVHTLNLVLKNICAKKNTEKNEVTYEECSWITRIADDASFIRVFIMNHSMRLVMFNEFCSLKLLQVVDTRFAPVVVMLKRLKLIKRCLQVMAISDQWASYKEDDVGKAQKVKDIILSDRWWDIVNYILEFTAPIYDML, from the exons ATGGATGAAATTACTAGCACAGAAACTTCACCTTCATCAAATGAAGAAGTGCCAAATGATGAAGCTCCTCTCCGACAGTATGTGACTAAAGTAGAAAAACCACCTAGTTCTACTGTTAAATCAG ATTATGTTCCTCCTGGATATAATGCCTTGAGAACAACACttttgcaaagaaaaagaactcaTGTTGAAAGATTTTTGAAACCAATTAAGGACTTTTGGCTTGAAACTGGTGTAACTATAGTTTCTGATGGATGGTCAGATCTACAAAGGAGGcctcttattaatattatggcTATATCAGATGGGGGTCCAGTGTTTATAAAGGCAATTGATGAGTCAGGTGAGTTCAAAGACAAACATTATATTACTGGGGTGTTGAAGGATGCTATAAAAGATATTGGACATGAAAAAGTTGTCCAAGTCATCATTGATAATGTTAGTGTGATGAAGTTTGTTGGAGCTCTTATTGAAGGTGAGtatcctaaaatattttggacaccCTGTGTTGTCCACACTCTCAATctagttttgaaaaatatttgtgcaaaaaaaaacactgaaaagAATGAAGTTACATATGAGGAATGTAGTTGGATTACACGTATTGCTGATGATGCATCTTTCATACGTGTTTTTATCATGAACCATTCGATGAGGTTGGtaatgtttaatgaattttgttcattaaaactgCTCCAAGTTGTTGATACTAGATTTGCTCCGGTTGTTGTGATGTTGAAAAGgttgaagttgataaaaagatGCCTTCAAGTCATGGCTATTAGTGATCAATGGGCTTCTTATAAGGAGGATGATGTTGGAAAAGCTCAAAAGGTGAAAGATATTATTCTAAGTGATCGTTGGTGGGATATTGTTAATTATATCCTTGAATTCACAGCACCTATTTATGATATGCTATGA
- the LOC115954303 gene encoding thioredoxin-like 3-1, chloroplastic isoform X2 — protein sequence MSVIAANAQILCREFHHRDQQQKYSISSGRFLILQRSCSSGYWVDRRNRECKKSLRRDIRVDAFWPDLSRPTTVEMEHINDCDHLDQILLLAQKHSEPIIIDWMATWCRKCIYLKPKLEKLAAELDTKAKFYWVDVNKVPQTLVKRGNISKMPTIQLWKDGEMKAEVIGGHKAWLVVDEVREMIQKNLIFQVPGMKEIKISKANLM from the exons ATGTCTGTAATAGCAGCGAATGCTCAAATTCTGTGCAGGGAATTTCACCACCGAGACCAACAGCAGAAGTATTCAATAAGCAGTGGGAGATTTTTGATTTTGCAAAGAAGTTGTTCATCTGGGTATTGGGTTGATAGAAGAAACAGAGAGTGCAAGAAGAGTTTGAGAAGAGACATTAGAGTGGATGCGTTTTGGCCAGACTTGTCAAGACCCACAACTGTTGAGATGGAACACATCAACGATTGTGATCATCTTGATCAGATTCTACTCCTAGCACAAAAGCACTCCGAACCCATTATCATCGACTg GATGGCTACTTGGTGCCGCAAATGCATCTACTTGAAGCCTAAGTTGGAGAAATTGGCTGCTGAGCTTGATACCAA GGCCAAATTTTATTGGGTGGATGTCAACAAGGTACCTCAAACTCTAGTCAAGCGGGGAAACATCTCT AAGATGCCAACAATTCAG CTATGGAAAGATGGAGAGATGAAAGCAGAAGTAATAGGAGGGCATAAGGCCTGGCTTGTGGTTGATGAAGTGAGAGAAATGATCCAAAA
- the LOC115954303 gene encoding thioredoxin-like 3-1, chloroplastic isoform X3 produces the protein MSVIAANAQILCREFHHRDQQQKYSISSGRFLILQRSCSSGYWVDRRNRECKKSLRRDIRVDAFWPDLSRPTTVEMEHINDCDHLDQILLLAQKHSEPIIIDWMATWCRKCIYLKPKLEKLAAELDTKAKFYWVDVNKVPQTLVKRGNISKMPTIQLWKDGEMKAEVIGGHKAWLVVDEVREMIQKFQG, from the exons ATGTCTGTAATAGCAGCGAATGCTCAAATTCTGTGCAGGGAATTTCACCACCGAGACCAACAGCAGAAGTATTCAATAAGCAGTGGGAGATTTTTGATTTTGCAAAGAAGTTGTTCATCTGGGTATTGGGTTGATAGAAGAAACAGAGAGTGCAAGAAGAGTTTGAGAAGAGACATTAGAGTGGATGCGTTTTGGCCAGACTTGTCAAGACCCACAACTGTTGAGATGGAACACATCAACGATTGTGATCATCTTGATCAGATTCTACTCCTAGCACAAAAGCACTCCGAACCCATTATCATCGACTg GATGGCTACTTGGTGCCGCAAATGCATCTACTTGAAGCCTAAGTTGGAGAAATTGGCTGCTGAGCTTGATACCAA GGCCAAATTTTATTGGGTGGATGTCAACAAGGTACCTCAAACTCTAGTCAAGCGGGGAAACATCTCT AAGATGCCAACAATTCAG CTATGGAAAGATGGAGAGATGAAAGCAGAAGTAATAGGAGGGCATAAGGCCTGGCTTGTGGTTGATGAAGTGAGAGAAATGATCCAAAA